Proteins encoded within one genomic window of Nonomuraea gerenzanensis:
- a CDS encoding LutC/YkgG family protein, whose protein sequence is MSAREEILARVRKAVAGAGDVEIPRRYRTERQVEDLVGLFAERVDDYRAIVHVVPAAGLAAKIDECLGERRMIVPDGFDRAGGWDDLDTADGVITNCAVGIAETGTIVLDHGPGQGTRAQTLVPDYHLCVVRADQIVAGVPEAVARLDPSRPLTWISGPSATSDIELNRVEGVHGPRTLEVVIST, encoded by the coding sequence ATGAGCGCGCGTGAGGAGATCCTCGCCAGGGTCCGCAAGGCCGTCGCCGGGGCGGGGGACGTGGAGATCCCCCGGCGCTACCGGACAGAACGGCAGGTCGAGGACCTGGTCGGGCTGTTCGCCGAGCGGGTGGACGACTACCGGGCGATCGTGCACGTGGTCCCGGCGGCCGGGCTGGCCGCCAAGATCGACGAGTGCCTCGGCGAGCGGCGCATGATCGTCCCCGACGGCTTCGACCGGGCGGGCGGCTGGGACGACCTCGACACCGCCGACGGCGTGATCACGAACTGCGCCGTCGGCATCGCCGAGACCGGCACCATCGTCCTCGACCACGGCCCCGGCCAGGGCACCAGGGCCCAGACCCTGGTCCCCGACTACCACCTGTGCGTGGTGCGGGCCGACCAGATCGTGGCGGGCGTGCCGGAGGCCGTGGCCAGGCTCGACCCGTCGCGTCCGCTCACCTGGATCAGCGGCCCCTCGGCCACCAGCGACATCGAGCTGAACCGGGTCGAGGGCGTGCACGGCCCCCGCACCCTGGAAGTGGTCATCAGTACCTGA
- a CDS encoding lactate utilization protein B, producing the protein MSATFIGMPGNFPQNSKKAVQNSQLRFNLRKATHTIRGKRASVVGELPDWQELRAAGKAIKDHTLHHLDRYLLQLEEAVTRAGGTVHWARDAAEANRIVTDLVKATGETEVVKVKSMATQEIELNQALAAHGITAYETDLAELIVQLGDDFPSHILVPAIHRNRSEIREIFLDKMPHVTPDLTDDPPALAEAARLHLRERFLRSKVAISGANFMVAETGTLVVLESEGNGRMCLTLPETLISVVGIEKLLPSWRDLEVFLQLLPRSSTGERMNPYTSMWTGATEGQDFHLVLLDNGRTDVLADEVGRQALRCIRCSACLNVCPVYERAGGHAYGSVYPGPIGAILTPQLRGMSSELDASLPFASSLCGACYEACPVAIDIPEVLVDLRAKAPHAAAERAGMKVAGWILNDHQRLAKAQRAATRVRKLVPKRLPGPLSAWTDTRDIPEIPEESFRDWWERNERA; encoded by the coding sequence ATGAGCGCGACATTCATCGGCATGCCAGGAAATTTCCCGCAGAACTCGAAAAAGGCCGTACAGAACTCGCAGCTCCGCTTCAACCTCCGCAAGGCCACCCACACCATTCGCGGCAAGCGGGCGAGCGTCGTCGGCGAGCTGCCCGACTGGCAGGAGCTGCGCGCCGCCGGCAAGGCCATCAAGGACCACACGCTGCACCATCTCGACCGCTACCTGCTCCAGCTGGAGGAGGCGGTCACCCGGGCGGGCGGCACCGTCCACTGGGCCAGGGACGCCGCCGAGGCCAACCGCATCGTGACGGACCTGGTCAAGGCCACCGGCGAGACCGAGGTCGTCAAGGTCAAGTCGATGGCCACCCAGGAGATCGAGCTCAACCAGGCGCTGGCGGCGCACGGCATCACCGCGTACGAGACGGACCTGGCCGAGCTGATCGTCCAGCTCGGCGACGACTTCCCCAGTCACATCCTGGTCCCCGCGATCCACCGCAACCGGTCGGAGATCCGCGAGATCTTCCTCGACAAGATGCCGCACGTCACCCCCGACCTCACCGACGACCCGCCCGCTCTGGCCGAGGCCGCCCGGCTGCACCTGCGCGAGCGGTTCCTCAGGAGCAAGGTCGCGATCTCCGGCGCCAACTTCATGGTGGCCGAGACCGGCACGCTGGTCGTGCTGGAGTCCGAGGGCAACGGCCGGATGTGCCTGACCCTGCCCGAGACCCTGATCAGCGTCGTCGGCATCGAGAAGCTGCTGCCCTCCTGGCGGGACCTGGAGGTCTTCCTCCAGCTCCTGCCCAGAAGCTCCACGGGCGAGCGGATGAACCCGTACACGAGCATGTGGACCGGCGCCACCGAGGGCCAGGACTTCCACCTGGTGCTGCTCGACAACGGCCGCACCGACGTGCTCGCCGACGAGGTGGGCCGCCAGGCGCTGCGCTGCATCCGCTGCTCGGCCTGCCTGAACGTGTGCCCCGTGTACGAGCGCGCGGGCGGCCACGCGTACGGCTCGGTCTACCCCGGCCCCATCGGCGCGATCCTCACCCCGCAGCTCAGGGGCATGTCCTCGGAGCTGGACGCCTCGCTGCCGTTCGCCTCCAGCCTCTGCGGAGCCTGCTACGAGGCCTGCCCGGTGGCCATCGACATCCCCGAGGTGCTGGTGGACCTGCGGGCCAAGGCGCCGCACGCGGCGGCGGAGCGGGCCGGCATGAAGGTGGCCGGCTGGATACTCAACGACCACCAGCGGCTGGCCAAGGCGCAGCGCGCGGCCACCCGCGTACGCAAGCTGGTGCCGAAGCGGCTGCCCGGCCCGCTGTCGGCGTGGACGGACACCCGGGACATCCCCGAGATTCCCGAAGAATCCTTCAGAGACTGGTGGGAGCGGAATGAGCGCGCGTGA
- a CDS encoding (Fe-S)-binding protein — MRVALFITCVNDTLFPGTGKAVVSLLRRLGCDVDFPAAQTCCGQMHVNTGYREEGVRLARHFTEVFAGYDAVVAPSGSCAAMVREQYPKLAKPGSRGAAAIAEVTPKVYELSEFLIDVLKVQDVGAYFPHRVTYHPTCHSLRGLHLGDRPTRLLRNVRGLELVPLPGAEECCGFGGTFAVKNPAVSAAMGADKTRSIMDTGAEVLCAADNSCLMHIGGTLSRQQTGVRTMHLAEILASTEEAQ; from the coding sequence GTGCGAGTCGCCCTGTTCATCACGTGCGTGAACGACACGCTCTTCCCGGGCACCGGCAAGGCCGTGGTGTCGCTCCTGCGCAGGCTCGGCTGCGACGTGGACTTTCCCGCCGCCCAGACGTGCTGCGGGCAGATGCACGTCAACACCGGCTACCGGGAGGAGGGTGTGCGGCTGGCCCGGCACTTCACCGAGGTGTTCGCCGGTTACGACGCGGTCGTGGCGCCGTCGGGGTCGTGCGCGGCCATGGTGCGCGAGCAGTACCCGAAGCTGGCCAAGCCGGGCAGCAGGGGAGCGGCGGCGATCGCGGAGGTCACGCCGAAGGTGTACGAGCTGTCGGAGTTCCTGATCGACGTGCTCAAGGTCCAGGACGTCGGCGCCTATTTCCCGCACCGGGTGACCTATCACCCGACGTGCCACTCGCTGCGCGGCCTGCACCTGGGCGACCGGCCCACCAGGCTGCTGCGGAACGTGCGCGGCCTGGAGCTGGTGCCGCTGCCCGGCGCGGAGGAGTGCTGCGGCTTCGGCGGCACGTTCGCGGTCAAGAACCCGGCGGTCTCCGCCGCGATGGGCGCCGACAAGACCCGCAGCATCATGGACACCGGGGCCGAGGTGCTGTGCGCGGCCGACAACTCCTGCCTCATGCACATCGGCGGCACCCTGAGCCGCCAGCAGACCGGCGTCAGGACCATGCACCTGGCCGAGATCCTCGCCTCGACGGAGGAAGCCCAATGA
- a CDS encoding FadR/GntR family transcriptional regulator, whose product MEDTGWRPVKRTRTFEDVLAQIERRIAEDGLTVGDRLPAERQLAEQLGVSRSSVREAMRVLETLGVVSSQVGRGPDAGAVLTSRPDSALTDLLRLHLGLATLEMREVIDTRHMIEQWAAAQAATAGADTSALAAALAGMDGARTAEEFVEHDTAFHCAIADASGNRLIAAIMRSLRDSMRRYSVEAVQRLGDTSVLRADHVRILEAIERGEAGEATRAVSEHLAHAYPSLFR is encoded by the coding sequence GTGGAGGACACCGGCTGGCGTCCCGTCAAGCGGACGCGGACGTTCGAGGACGTACTCGCTCAGATCGAGCGGCGCATCGCCGAGGACGGCCTCACCGTGGGCGACCGCCTGCCCGCCGAGCGCCAGCTCGCCGAGCAGCTCGGCGTCAGCCGCTCCTCGGTACGCGAGGCGATGCGCGTGCTGGAGACCCTCGGCGTGGTCTCCTCCCAGGTCGGCCGGGGCCCCGACGCCGGCGCCGTGCTCACCTCGCGCCCCGACTCGGCGCTGACCGACCTGCTGCGGCTGCACCTCGGCCTGGCCACTTTGGAGATGCGCGAGGTCATCGACACCCGGCACATGATCGAGCAGTGGGCCGCCGCCCAGGCCGCCACCGCCGGCGCCGACACCTCCGCCCTGGCCGCCGCGCTGGCCGGGATGGACGGGGCGCGGACGGCCGAGGAGTTCGTCGAGCACGACACGGCCTTTCACTGCGCGATCGCCGACGCCTCGGGCAACCGGCTGATCGCCGCCATCATGCGCTCGCTGCGCGACTCGATGCGCAGGTACTCGGTGGAGGCGGTGCAACGGCTGGGTGACACGTCGGTCCTGCGGGCGGACCACGTACGCATCCTGGAGGCCATCGAGCGGGGCGAGGCGGGCGAGGCGACGCGAGCCGTGTCGGAGCATCTCGCGCACGCCTACCCGTCGTTGTTCCGCTAG
- a CDS encoding sulfatase family protein, which yields MLKVLCRLACLLLLLPAAEPTIAQGDSRPNIVLILADDLETGTLPLFPNISRHLVGQGASFDRFFVTNSWCCPSRASILRSQHVHSHGVLTNTAPEGGFDRFHTSNLERSTVGTWMQQAGYRTGLMGKFLNHYPGETAEETYVPPGWDEWAVPVRKLYDEYGYRLNENGVPRDYGWEEEDYLSDVLARKARDFITDSDEPFFLYLAPIGPHNPANPAHRHAHAFPLAMVPRTPSFNQTDVSNEPLWLRDRPALGLDAQADVDEHYRRRLRAMLGVDDLVGSVIDALRESGELDDTYVFFTSDNGFHLGTHRLKQGKTTPFEEAVRVPMVVRGPGVTAGLTVAHLGATIDLAPTFAELGGATMPAFAEGRSLVPLLRGRPPSQWRRHVLVEFTRPANRSSAAQTPVPAYQALRTEQYTYVKYETGERQLYDLTTDPYQLSNLAATADPGLITALDRRLAAMAACSGASCRQADSQG from the coding sequence GTGCTCAAGGTCCTCTGTCGGCTCGCCTGCCTGCTGCTTCTGCTGCCGGCGGCCGAGCCCACGATCGCGCAGGGCGACTCCCGGCCGAACATCGTCCTCATCCTGGCCGACGACCTGGAGACCGGCACCCTGCCGCTCTTCCCGAACATCTCGCGGCACCTGGTGGGCCAGGGCGCCTCGTTCGACCGCTTCTTCGTGACGAACTCCTGGTGCTGCCCCTCCAGGGCGTCGATCCTGCGCTCCCAGCACGTCCACAGTCACGGCGTGCTGACCAACACCGCTCCCGAGGGGGGTTTCGACCGCTTCCACACCTCGAATCTGGAACGTTCCACGGTCGGCACCTGGATGCAGCAGGCCGGCTACCGCACCGGCCTGATGGGCAAGTTCCTCAACCACTATCCGGGGGAGACGGCCGAGGAGACGTACGTGCCGCCCGGCTGGGACGAGTGGGCCGTGCCGGTGCGCAAGCTCTACGACGAGTACGGCTACCGCCTCAACGAGAACGGCGTGCCGCGCGACTACGGCTGGGAGGAGGAGGACTACCTGTCCGACGTGCTGGCCCGCAAGGCCCGCGACTTCATCACGGACTCCGACGAGCCGTTCTTCCTCTACCTGGCCCCGATCGGCCCGCACAACCCGGCCAACCCCGCCCACCGGCACGCGCACGCCTTCCCGCTGGCCATGGTGCCGCGTACCCCGTCGTTCAACCAGACGGACGTCAGCAACGAGCCGCTGTGGCTGCGCGACAGGCCCGCGCTCGGCCTGGACGCCCAGGCCGACGTGGACGAGCACTACCGCAGGCGGCTGCGCGCCATGCTCGGCGTGGACGACCTCGTCGGCTCGGTGATCGACGCCCTGCGGGAGAGCGGCGAGCTGGACGACACCTACGTCTTCTTCACCTCCGACAACGGCTTCCACCTCGGCACGCACCGCCTCAAGCAGGGCAAGACCACCCCGTTCGAGGAGGCCGTCAGGGTCCCCATGGTGGTGCGCGGGCCGGGCGTCACGGCCGGCTTGACGGTCGCGCACCTGGGGGCCACCATCGACCTCGCGCCGACCTTCGCCGAGCTGGGCGGGGCCACGATGCCGGCGTTCGCGGAGGGCCGCTCGCTGGTGCCGCTGCTGCGCGGCAGACCGCCCTCACAGTGGCGCAGGCACGTGCTGGTGGAGTTCACCCGGCCGGCCAACAGGTCGTCGGCCGCCCAGACGCCCGTGCCCGCCTACCAGGCGCTGCGCACCGAGCAGTACACCTATGTCAAGTACGAGACGGGGGAGCGGCAGCTCTACGACCTGACCACCGATCCCTACCAGCTCAGCAACCTGGCGGCGACCGCGGACCCCGGGCTGATCACCGCGCTGGACCGGCGGCTGGCGGCCATGGCCGCGTGCTCGGGGGCGAGCTGCCGCCAGGCCGACAGTCAGGGCTAG
- a CDS encoding LLM class F420-dependent oxidoreductase: MKLGLNLGYWQRNADDATESVLAAERLGYDSVWTAEAYGSDVFTPLAWYGARTSRIKLGTSIAQISARPPVTTAMTAMTLDHLTGGRLLLGVGASGPQVVEGWYGQPFARPLARTREYVEIMRKVWRREEPVTSDGEHYPLPLPGGLGKPLKSITHPLRADIPLYLGAEGPKNVALAAEVAQGWLPLFAFPEKIEEMYGEALSGAEPGFDVAAMVMVLISDDLRGALDVVKTMLTLYIGGMGARQRNFHADIIGRMGYAEAAEHIQALYLAGRKDEAFRAIPDELADGISLVGPPGRIKERLELWHRSPVTSLLVMGVRDEPSLKLVRDLVLG, from the coding sequence ATGAAGCTCGGTCTGAACCTCGGCTACTGGCAGCGCAACGCCGACGACGCAACCGAATCGGTCCTGGCGGCCGAGCGGCTCGGCTACGACTCGGTGTGGACGGCCGAGGCGTACGGCAGCGACGTCTTCACCCCGCTGGCCTGGTACGGCGCCCGTACGTCCCGCATCAAGCTGGGCACCTCGATCGCCCAGATCTCCGCCCGGCCACCGGTCACGACCGCGATGACCGCGATGACCCTCGACCATCTGACCGGCGGCCGGCTGCTGCTGGGCGTGGGCGCCTCAGGGCCGCAGGTGGTGGAGGGCTGGTACGGCCAGCCGTTCGCCAGGCCGCTGGCCAGGACGCGCGAGTACGTCGAGATCATGCGCAAGGTGTGGCGCCGCGAGGAGCCGGTGACCAGCGACGGCGAGCACTACCCGCTGCCGCTGCCCGGCGGGCTGGGCAAACCGCTCAAGTCCATCACGCATCCGCTCCGCGCGGACATCCCCCTCTATCTCGGGGCGGAAGGACCGAAGAACGTGGCGCTGGCCGCCGAGGTGGCGCAGGGCTGGCTGCCGCTGTTCGCGTTCCCCGAGAAGATCGAGGAGATGTACGGCGAGGCGCTGTCCGGCGCCGAGCCGGGCTTCGACGTGGCGGCCATGGTGATGGTGCTGATCTCCGACGACCTTCGGGGCGCCCTCGACGTGGTCAAGACGATGCTGACGCTCTACATCGGCGGCATGGGCGCCAGGCAGCGCAACTTCCACGCCGACATCATCGGCCGGATGGGCTACGCCGAGGCGGCCGAGCACATCCAGGCGCTGTACCTGGCGGGGCGCAAGGACGAGGCGTTCCGGGCGATCCCGGACGAGCTGGCCGACGGCATCTCGCTCGTCGGCCCGCCCGGCCGGATCAAGGAGCGGCTGGAGCTGTGGCACCGCAGCCCGGTCACCAGCCTGCTCGTCATGGGGGTGCGGGACGAGCCGTCCCTGAAGCTCGTCCGCGACCTCGTTCTCGGTTAG
- a CDS encoding FtsX-like permease family protein encodes MNLDLTWRLLRGGGRKGMLGTWLTLGAVAVATALLLFAVAANSAFQARAERGAWRNPVPAVSGAAVAVEASRFDFVRDRTITVVDLAALPGRKPAPPPGMPRFPAPGEVWLSPALAALAKELPAAELAGRYPDTEGVLGDEALVHPDELVAVVGQEPDAPAMTAERTDDWIIAKPPVKVASLAGQPSEDAEAYQALSLVASVLMVVPLLVFGGAAARLTVARRDQRLAALRLIGATPGQVVAMTVAEAVMVALAGALAGAVVFALAVPLLARIEMQGGPWFAADLLPGPLALAGVLVAVPLLVGLSAVAGLRRVVVSPLGVAKRETPPAMRFVRVLALLAVLAAFPVMTRGTSVAIVAVALALAFLCVNLVGPWVVGVIGRITAASARGPARLLAGRRLVDDPRSAWRTVSGVALTGFVAGFLGLLSPSGFGAEVTGPPQLRVTAPAGQVGQVSAQARERLRAAGVTATVRPVKDVVVAALGSTADAATVDRARTALAGLVPGRTPTTERDDRRFGIDLLADVRVGTIVVLSVSFLVAVASAGITAASSILDRRQTYGLLRLAGTPLEVLDRARRTETLVPLTVMGGGAILVGAFCAVPFMIGGMNVAGTLTLAGCVVAGFAGVIAAGALSRPLLRSVTADPAPRPD; translated from the coding sequence GTGAACCTCGACCTGACCTGGCGGCTGCTCAGGGGCGGCGGGCGCAAGGGCATGCTGGGCACCTGGCTCACGCTGGGCGCCGTCGCGGTGGCCACGGCGCTGCTGCTGTTCGCCGTGGCCGCGAACTCCGCCTTCCAGGCCAGGGCCGAGCGCGGCGCCTGGCGCAACCCGGTCCCGGCCGTGTCCGGCGCCGCCGTGGCCGTCGAGGCCTCGCGCTTCGACTTCGTCCGCGACCGCACCATCACCGTCGTCGACCTGGCCGCCCTGCCGGGCAGGAAGCCGGCGCCGCCGCCCGGGATGCCGCGCTTCCCCGCGCCCGGCGAGGTGTGGTTGTCACCGGCCCTGGCCGCGCTGGCGAAGGAACTGCCCGCCGCAGAGCTGGCCGGTCGCTATCCGGACACCGAGGGCGTGCTCGGCGACGAGGCGCTCGTCCATCCGGACGAGCTGGTCGCGGTCGTCGGCCAGGAGCCGGACGCCCCGGCCATGACCGCAGAGCGGACCGACGACTGGATCATCGCCAAGCCGCCCGTCAAGGTCGCGAGCCTGGCCGGGCAGCCGAGCGAGGACGCGGAGGCGTACCAGGCGCTCTCGCTCGTCGCCAGCGTGCTGATGGTGGTGCCGCTGCTGGTGTTCGGGGGCGCGGCGGCCCGGCTCACGGTGGCCAGGCGCGACCAGCGGCTGGCTGCGCTGCGCCTGATCGGGGCGACACCGGGGCAGGTGGTCGCGATGACCGTGGCGGAGGCGGTGATGGTCGCGCTGGCCGGCGCGCTGGCGGGGGCCGTCGTCTTCGCCCTGGCCGTGCCGCTGCTGGCCAGGATCGAGATGCAGGGCGGGCCGTGGTTCGCCGCCGACCTGCTTCCCGGGCCGCTCGCGCTGGCCGGAGTGCTGGTCGCGGTGCCGCTGCTGGTGGGGCTGTCGGCGGTGGCGGGCCTGCGGCGGGTCGTGGTGAGCCCGCTCGGCGTGGCCAAGCGGGAGACGCCGCCCGCCATGCGGTTCGTCCGGGTGCTCGCCCTGCTGGCGGTGCTGGCCGCGTTCCCGGTCATGACCAGGGGCACCAGCGTGGCGATCGTGGCGGTGGCGCTGGCTCTGGCGTTCCTGTGCGTCAACCTGGTGGGGCCGTGGGTGGTCGGCGTGATCGGCCGGATCACGGCGGCGAGCGCGCGGGGGCCCGCCCGGCTGCTCGCCGGCCGCCGGCTCGTGGACGACCCGCGCTCCGCCTGGCGCACGGTGAGCGGCGTGGCGCTGACCGGCTTCGTGGCCGGCTTCCTCGGCCTGCTCAGCCCGTCGGGGTTCGGCGCCGAGGTGACGGGGCCGCCCCAGCTCCGGGTCACCGCGCCCGCGGGCCAGGTCGGGCAGGTGAGCGCGCAGGCCCGCGAACGACTGCGCGCGGCGGGCGTGACGGCCACGGTGCGGCCCGTCAAGGACGTGGTGGTCGCGGCGCTGGGCAGCACCGCCGACGCGGCCACCGTGGACCGGGCCCGCACCGCGCTGGCCGGCCTCGTGCCGGGCCGCACGCCGACCACCGAGCGCGACGACCGGCGGTTCGGCATAGACCTCCTGGCCGACGTGCGGGTGGGCACGATCGTGGTGCTGTCGGTGTCGTTCCTGGTGGCCGTCGCCAGCGCGGGGATCACGGCCGCGTCGTCGATCCTGGACCGGCGGCAGACGTACGGGCTGCTGCGCCTGGCGGGCACGCCGCTGGAGGTGCTCGACCGGGCCCGCCGCACCGAGACGCTCGTCCCGCTGACGGTCATGGGCGGCGGGGCGATCCTGGTGGGGGCGTTCTGCGCGGTGCCGTTCATGATCGGCGGCATGAACGTGGCCGGCACGCTCACGCTGGCGGGCTGCGTCGTGGCGGGCTTCGCCGGGGTGATCGCGGCGGGCGCGCTGAGCCGCCCGCTGCTCCGCTCGGTCACCGCCGACCCGGCGCCCCGCCCCGACTAG
- a CDS encoding ABC transporter ATP-binding protein has product MNDVLVGRALAKRFGQTVALGGVDIAVRAGEAVAIMGPSGSGKSTLLHCLAGIMKPDGGEVHLLGQRIDTLGERKRSALRRTRFGFVFQFGQLLPELPAEENVALPLMLGGVPRPQAVRQAREWFAPLGLASMESRRPGELSGGQAQRVAIARALVTRPAVVFADEPTGALDQQTGQETMRLLVEATKHNDASLIVVTHDPNVAAWCDRTVEVRDGRLPAREPGVFA; this is encoded by the coding sequence ATGAACGACGTGCTTGTTGGACGAGCCCTGGCCAAACGGTTCGGGCAGACGGTCGCCCTGGGCGGCGTGGACATCGCGGTACGGGCGGGCGAAGCCGTGGCGATCATGGGGCCGAGCGGTTCCGGCAAGTCGACCCTGCTGCACTGCCTGGCCGGCATCATGAAGCCGGACGGGGGCGAGGTGCACCTGCTCGGCCAGCGCATCGACACCCTCGGCGAGCGCAAGCGCAGCGCGCTGCGCCGCACCAGGTTCGGCTTCGTCTTCCAGTTCGGCCAGCTCCTGCCCGAGCTGCCCGCCGAGGAGAACGTGGCGCTCCCGCTCATGCTGGGCGGCGTGCCGAGGCCCCAGGCCGTACGGCAGGCCCGCGAGTGGTTCGCCCCGCTCGGCCTGGCCTCCATGGAGTCGAGGCGGCCCGGCGAGCTGTCCGGCGGCCAGGCGCAGCGGGTGGCCATCGCCAGGGCGCTGGTCACCAGGCCGGCCGTGGTCTTCGCCGACGAGCCCACGGGGGCGCTCGACCAGCAGACCGGGCAGGAGACGATGCGGCTGCTGGTGGAGGCCACCAAGCACAACGACGCGAGCCTGATCGTCGTCACCCACGACCCGAACGTGGCCGCCTGGTGCGACCGCACGGTCGAGGTCCGCGACGGCCGGCTGCCGGCGCGGGAGCCCGGGGTGTTCGCGTGA